In Hymenobacter sublimis, a single genomic region encodes these proteins:
- a CDS encoding DNA integrity scanning protein DisA nucleotide-binding domain protein, giving the protein MWENQSLFRVSAQLSADGIFNLLDRSLKPEVFLLGIASARETSEPEAIVVEPSSHRYRPHDFAAIKARAAALEPDGPREVVYHLHPLDHDRFEKHRWYELLRRATEHSLNDLVGLREEDRVNFCSLPVSVGGYLVIVVLQLSAEVYTSYYALPGPAGPTRPASLLAATVLEFLQDASRALRESDTDDDRPVLDRDYNEVLRAAGRRFMLRAAAGSHGLYDACNGIAALRHEGDEGVGTMLISRRNHPSVVPIMTLESPIPLRDYRRVRKLLELSEDRNALLTDASDVFGLGYLVEPTDPQYEPLFTVHFTKHYSWELSHDEHVMMKVVSNTPRLPQGTVDEINFGVALRRVFPGVDAAGAAYLWELTLRATAQANGTILVISEGAAQEAARLTRQCFRVSPRLMTPSVLRLVTNIDGAVLIDPAGTCYAIGVILDGLATEKGDSSRGSRYNSALRYVESSRYPVLVVVVSEDGWIDLLPPMRR; this is encoded by the coding sequence ATGTGGGAAAACCAAAGTCTGTTCCGCGTTTCGGCCCAGCTCTCGGCCGATGGTATCTTTAATCTGCTCGACCGTAGTCTTAAGCCAGAAGTATTTCTGTTAGGAATTGCCTCGGCGCGCGAAACCTCTGAGCCGGAGGCTATTGTAGTGGAGCCTTCCTCGCACCGCTACCGCCCCCACGACTTTGCCGCCATCAAGGCCCGGGCTGCTGCCCTGGAGCCCGATGGCCCCCGGGAGGTAGTGTACCACCTGCACCCCCTGGACCACGACCGGTTTGAAAAGCACCGCTGGTACGAGCTGTTGCGGCGAGCCACGGAACACTCCCTCAACGACTTAGTAGGCCTGCGGGAGGAAGACCGGGTAAACTTCTGCTCCTTACCGGTGAGCGTGGGCGGCTACCTTGTGATTGTGGTGCTCCAGCTTTCGGCGGAGGTATACACCAGCTACTACGCCTTACCCGGCCCGGCGGGCCCTACCCGGCCGGCCTCGCTGCTGGCCGCTACCGTGCTGGAGTTTCTGCAGGATGCCTCCCGGGCCCTGCGCGAGTCAGACACGGACGACGACCGGCCCGTGCTCGACCGGGACTATAACGAAGTGCTGCGCGCGGCCGGTCGCCGGTTTATGCTGCGGGCCGCGGCCGGCTCACACGGCCTCTATGATGCCTGCAACGGTATTGCGGCCCTGCGCCACGAAGGCGACGAAGGCGTGGGCACCATGCTGATTTCCCGGCGTAACCACCCTTCCGTAGTACCCATCATGACCCTGGAGTCGCCGATACCGCTGCGCGACTACCGCCGGGTGCGCAAGCTACTGGAACTGAGCGAGGACCGCAACGCCCTGCTCACCGATGCCTCCGACGTGTTCGGGCTGGGCTACCTAGTGGAGCCCACCGACCCGCAGTATGAGCCCTTGTTCACGGTGCACTTTACCAAGCACTACAGCTGGGAGCTTAGCCACGACGAGCACGTGATGATGAAAGTTGTGTCGAACACGCCCCGCCTACCCCAGGGCACAGTTGATGAAATCAACTTTGGGGTAGCCCTGCGGCGCGTGTTTCCCGGGGTTGATGCGGCCGGCGCGGCCTACCTCTGGGAGCTGACTCTCAGGGCAACCGCCCAGGCCAATGGCACCATTCTGGTGATTTCGGAGGGAGCAGCCCAGGAAGCGGCCCGCCTCACGCGGCAGTGCTTTCGAGTGTCGCCCCGCCTGATGACGCCTTCGGTTTTGCGCCTAGTCACTAACATCGACGGGGCCGTGCTCATTGATCCGGCGGGCACCTGCTACGCCATTGGCGTCATTCTGGACGGGCTAGCCACGGAAAAGGGCGACTCTTCCCGCGGCTCGCGCTACAACTCGGCGCTCCGCTACGTGGAAAGCAGCCGCTACCCCGTGCTGGTTGTTGTCGTTAGTGAGGACGGCTGGATTGACTTGCTACCCCCCATGCGCCGCTGA